The proteins below come from a single Halobacillus salinarum genomic window:
- the fadH gene encoding 2,4-dienoyl-CoA reductase, with product MKDQVIIVTGGSSGMGLYMADRFLKEGANVAITGRNIDRLHKAAQMLEENADNDKLLLINMDVRNIEDTERMVKETLDRFGRIDALVNNAAGNFIAPAEKLTANGWSSVINIVLNGTFYCSQSVGKYWIDKGVKGSILNMVATYAWNAGAGVIHSASAKAGVLAMTRTLAVEWGKRYGIRVNAIAPGPIERTGGAEKLFESEAAAKRTLDSVPLGRLGTPEEIAGLAKFILSEEASYMNGEVVTLDGGQWLNQYPF from the coding sequence ATGAAAGATCAAGTGATTATTGTAACTGGTGGGTCGAGTGGCATGGGATTATATATGGCGGATAGGTTTCTCAAAGAAGGGGCCAACGTGGCGATTACCGGCAGAAATATAGACCGCTTACATAAAGCAGCACAGATGCTGGAAGAGAACGCTGATAATGATAAGCTTCTTTTGATTAACATGGATGTGAGAAACATTGAGGATACAGAGCGAATGGTAAAGGAAACACTGGATCGGTTCGGAAGAATAGATGCTTTAGTAAATAATGCTGCTGGTAATTTTATCGCACCAGCGGAAAAACTTACCGCTAATGGCTGGAGTTCTGTGATCAATATCGTTTTAAATGGGACATTTTACTGCAGTCAGTCAGTAGGTAAATATTGGATAGACAAAGGTGTAAAAGGTTCCATTCTAAACATGGTTGCCACTTATGCCTGGAATGCTGGCGCCGGGGTGATTCATTCTGCTTCTGCCAAGGCTGGCGTTCTTGCAATGACTAGAACGCTTGCTGTCGAATGGGGAAAACGCTACGGAATCAGGGTAAATGCAATTGCGCCCGGACCGATTGAAAGAACGGGAGGAGCGGAAAAACTGTTTGAGTCGGAAGCAGCAGCTAAACGTACGCTTGATTCTGTCCCACTTGGTCGCCTGGGCACTCCTGAAGAAATTGCCGGTCTGGCAAAATTCATACTGTCTGAGGAAGCTTCTTATATGAATGGAGAAGTTGTTACCCTGGATGGAGGACAGTGGCTGAACCAATATCCTTTTTAA
- a CDS encoding DUF2922 domain-containing protein encodes MKKLEMKFLDQENKTVTLSLDDPKEPVDPVQVNQAMDAVLAENCFFSSNGDLVAKKEARIVERNVEDIVL; translated from the coding sequence ATGAAGAAACTGGAGATGAAATTTCTAGATCAGGAAAACAAAACTGTTACTCTTTCTTTAGATGACCCTAAAGAACCGGTAGATCCTGTCCAAGTCAACCAGGCTATGGACGCGGTACTTGCGGAAAATTGCTTTTTCTCTAGTAATGGTGACTTGGTTGCCAAGAAAGAAGCACGTATTGTGGAAAGAAATGTAGAGGATATTGTGTTATAA
- a CDS encoding lysophospholipid acyltransferase family protein, translating into MRKATKNGWIEWGFKRFNRLFVRMNFHRMKVLSEAKESDFSHSLFLINHSSWWDSLILYYLNDQYVRSDGYGMMDEEGMNRFPFFSKIGVYSINTASRTHLLHSLNYSIELLNRGKTVWIFPQGEEQHLEKRPLDFFNGISYIAEKAPRIQVIPVSLYYTLEHHRKPNVYILLGEPLSKESYHTLPRKQKTIYFEKHCTEQLDRLKERIIAEDHNGFTPI; encoded by the coding sequence ATGCGTAAAGCAACTAAAAACGGATGGATAGAATGGGGATTCAAACGATTTAACCGCCTTTTTGTGCGAATGAATTTTCATCGTATGAAAGTACTCTCGGAAGCAAAGGAGAGCGATTTTTCTCACTCCTTATTTTTAATCAATCATTCAAGCTGGTGGGATTCTCTCATCCTATACTATTTAAATGACCAGTACGTACGATCCGATGGATATGGGATGATGGATGAAGAAGGGATGAACCGCTTTCCATTTTTCTCAAAAATAGGAGTCTATTCAATTAATACAGCAAGCCGTACTCATTTACTCCATTCTTTAAACTACAGTATTGAACTTCTTAATCGAGGCAAGACTGTCTGGATATTTCCTCAAGGGGAAGAGCAGCATTTAGAAAAGAGGCCGCTCGATTTTTTTAATGGCATCTCTTATATTGCTGAAAAAGCACCCCGCATTCAAGTAATCCCGGTTTCGCTGTATTACACACTTGAGCATCATAGAAAACCAAATGTATATATCTTATTAGGAGAACCGCTCTCAAAGGAAAGCTACCATACTCTTCCGAGGAAGCAGAAGACGATTTATTTCGAGAAACATTGCACGGAACAGCTGGACAGGCTGAAGGAAAGAATCATTGCAGAGGATCATAACGGGTTTACCCCCATTTAG
- a CDS encoding SCO family protein, whose protein sequence is MRMTKFLLILLSFSIVTACGSPIEENMSRKVGDFSATTQNGESIHLPEDLHGNYWIIDFFFTSCKTVCPPMTGNLSRLQSRLEKENLDTKIISISVDPSHDQPKVLKKFSEQYQADYSRWSFLTGYSFEDVKELSIKSFQSPVSNIENSDQVAHGTRFFLVTPEGKVIKRYKGTKAEEIDQIIEDLKKLKQS, encoded by the coding sequence ATGAGGATGACAAAATTTTTATTGATTTTACTATCTTTTAGCATAGTAACGGCCTGCGGGTCGCCAATAGAAGAAAATATGTCACGAAAAGTTGGAGATTTCTCTGCCACAACTCAAAACGGAGAATCCATTCACCTGCCTGAAGACTTGCACGGAAACTATTGGATTATCGATTTTTTCTTTACTAGCTGTAAGACCGTATGCCCTCCAATGACTGGGAATCTTTCAAGGCTTCAATCCCGTCTTGAGAAAGAAAATCTGGATACAAAAATCATATCAATCAGTGTAGATCCTAGTCATGATCAGCCCAAAGTGTTAAAGAAATTTTCGGAGCAGTACCAGGCGGATTATTCCAGATGGAGTTTTCTAACCGGATATTCTTTTGAGGATGTAAAGGAACTTTCTATTAAGTCCTTTCAATCTCCTGTTTCTAATATAGAGAATTCTGATCAGGTAGCCCATGGAACGAGATTCTTTCTCGTGACACCAGAGGGTAAAGTAATCAAAAGGTACAAAGGGACAAAAGCAGAGGAAATTGATCAAATAATTGAAGACTTAAAAAAACTAAAACAGAGTTAA
- a CDS encoding PLDc N-terminal domain-containing protein, translated as MEIGIILLSFLFFGLFLLVLNIVTSVWAYRDAKGKKKSQEYCLVVLLGTLFFPIVGLIVYFLIRND; from the coding sequence GTGGAAATTGGAATTATCTTACTTTCGTTCTTATTTTTTGGTTTATTCCTGCTGGTATTAAATATTGTTACCAGCGTTTGGGCTTATCGTGACGCTAAAGGAAAAAAGAAGAGTCAGGAATATTGCTTAGTAGTACTGCTGGGAACTCTCTTCTTTCCAATAGTCGGTTTGATTGTGTATTTCCTGATCCGGAATGATTAA
- a CDS encoding patatin-like phospholipase family protein: protein MEQVGLVLEGGGMRGAYTAGVLDFFLDEKVEFQYVAGASAGACNGSSYISKQRGRNYEVIVEYGSHPEYISFTRMLTKRQLFGMDFIFDTLPNRLVPFDFKSFYDNPSVFVVGTTDMTTGKPLYFDQFPNPESLLSLIRASSSIPLMAPSISYQGYTLMDGGIADPIPIGPSISYGNQKHVVILTQNDGYIKKKMKLGWYMQRKFREFPQFTKTLINRHSHYNEQLKQVKEMEKRGEAFVFRPIRPMHVSRVERKRERLHNLYIQGYQEARLHYDKLVQFLQKPVLWEGKV from the coding sequence GTGGAACAGGTTGGTTTAGTTTTGGAGGGTGGAGGAATGAGAGGTGCATATACTGCAGGTGTTCTCGATTTCTTTCTCGACGAAAAAGTTGAATTCCAATATGTAGCGGGCGCATCTGCCGGCGCTTGTAATGGGAGTTCCTATATTTCAAAGCAGCGTGGAAGAAACTATGAAGTAATTGTTGAATATGGTTCACATCCTGAATATATCTCCTTTACAAGAATGCTGACGAAACGCCAGTTATTTGGAATGGATTTTATTTTTGATACGCTCCCTAATCGATTGGTGCCATTTGATTTTAAAAGCTTTTATGACAATCCGTCTGTCTTTGTCGTAGGAACGACAGATATGACCACTGGGAAGCCGTTATATTTTGACCAGTTTCCTAACCCTGAAAGTCTGCTTAGTTTAATTCGAGCTTCAAGTTCTATTCCTTTAATGGCTCCGAGCATATCTTACCAAGGCTATACACTCATGGATGGCGGAATTGCAGATCCAATCCCCATAGGCCCTTCCATTTCATACGGCAACCAGAAACATGTAGTGATCTTGACTCAAAATGATGGATACATAAAAAAGAAGATGAAACTTGGCTGGTATATGCAGAGAAAATTTCGTGAATTTCCGCAGTTCACTAAAACCCTGATCAATCGACATAGCCATTACAACGAGCAGCTAAAGCAAGTCAAAGAAATGGAAAAGAGAGGGGAGGCCTTCGTCTTCCGGCCGATTAGACCTATGCATGTCAGCAGGGTTGAACGAAAGCGGGAGCGCCTCCACAATCTGTATATTCAAGGTTATCAGGAAGCAAGGCTTCATTATGACAAGCTCGTACAATTTTTACAAAAACCAGTGTTATGGGAGGGAAAGGTTTGA
- the trhA gene encoding PAQR family membrane homeostasis protein TrhA has product MACIGAEKVTTHTFTKQEEIANAITHGVGAVLSVAMLVLLIVFASFEGSWQVISATVYGITMLVLYTSSTLVHSFPKGKLKDLFEIFDHSAIYLFIAGTYTPILLIPLRSSLGWTLFGVVWGIALLGVIFKIFFVKRFVLLSTLIYVLMGWLVVLAWGPLQAQVPDAGIAYLVTGGLLYSVGAIFYVWRSFTFHHMVWHLFVLGGTIFHFFSIILYVI; this is encoded by the coding sequence TGGCTTGTATTGGAGCTGAAAAAGTGACTACTCATACGTTTACAAAACAAGAAGAAATCGCAAACGCGATCACACATGGTGTCGGGGCAGTATTAAGTGTTGCAATGCTTGTCCTTCTCATTGTGTTTGCCAGTTTTGAAGGAAGCTGGCAAGTCATTTCTGCCACTGTATACGGCATTACGATGCTTGTACTTTATACTTCATCGACACTTGTCCATAGTTTTCCAAAAGGGAAACTGAAAGATTTGTTCGAAATCTTTGACCATTCCGCTATTTATCTGTTTATAGCAGGAACTTATACACCGATTCTTTTAATTCCTCTGAGAAGTTCGTTAGGATGGACCTTGTTTGGAGTCGTGTGGGGGATTGCCTTGCTCGGTGTTATCTTCAAAATCTTTTTCGTCAAAAGGTTTGTTCTTTTATCTACGCTGATTTATGTATTAATGGGCTGGCTCGTTGTCCTTGCCTGGGGACCGCTGCAAGCACAGGTTCCTGATGCAGGCATTGCTTATTTAGTAACCGGTGGATTATTATATTCTGTCGGAGCCATCTTCTATGTGTGGAGAAGCTTCACGTTTCACCATATGGTTTGGCATTTATTCGTACTTGGAGGAACCATCTTCCATTTCTTTTCGATTATTCTATACGTAATATAA
- the lepB gene encoding signal peptidase I, translating to MSEQSKKEWLEWIKAIIIAVVLAFILRTFFFATSIVEGASMDPTLQNGERVMFNKIAYYLDEPERGDIVIIERPVKSYVKRVIGEPGDTVEIRNHQLFINGKKQHQKYLNKQAIQGTRDFGPVKVPKGKYFVMGDNRQISKDSRNGLGYVNEEDIIGKTELIVYPFNEWGVTK from the coding sequence GTGTCAGAACAGTCTAAGAAAGAATGGTTGGAATGGATAAAGGCAATAATTATTGCTGTCGTTTTAGCCTTCATTTTACGAACCTTTTTCTTCGCAACCTCTATTGTTGAAGGTGCAAGCATGGATCCCACCCTTCAAAATGGAGAACGGGTGATGTTTAATAAAATCGCCTATTATTTAGATGAACCTGAGCGGGGCGACATCGTAATTATAGAAAGACCGGTTAAGAGTTATGTGAAACGCGTCATTGGAGAACCGGGTGATACAGTAGAAATCAGGAATCACCAGCTATTTATAAACGGCAAAAAGCAGCACCAGAAGTATTTAAATAAACAAGCTATTCAAGGTACACGTGACTTTGGCCCAGTTAAAGTACCAAAAGGTAAATACTTCGTTATGGGTGACAACCGACAGATTAGTAAAGACAGCAGGAATGGGTTAGGCTATGTAAACGAAGAGGATATTATCGGAAAAACCGAACTTATCGTATATCCATTTAACGAATGGGGCGTTACAAAATAA
- a CDS encoding aspartyl-phosphate phosphatase Spo0E family protein, translated as MGDAEEKSLTFKIEQLRKKMTETAIQQGFSSPESIQISQELDHLLNLYQNQKKQK; from the coding sequence ATGGGGGATGCAGAAGAGAAGTCACTTACATTTAAAATAGAACAATTAAGAAAAAAAATGACAGAAACAGCCATTCAGCAAGGGTTTTCAAGCCCGGAATCTATTCAAATCAGCCAGGAGCTTGACCATTTGTTAAACCTTTATCAAAATCAAAAAAAACAAAAGTAA
- a CDS encoding chemotaxis protein, with protein sequence MNKDQGILLESGTNELEIVEFSVAENRFGINVIKVKEILNPVPVTKIPHSHPSVEGIIEIRGEVVPVVDVAHALGFPASKNQDQDKFILTEFNQTKIVFHVHTVTQIHRITWEQIEKPSHMYQGLETQITGVIKKEQEMLLLLDFEKIVADIHPESSLNTEAIHQLGERERSEKQILIAEDSGLLRNLLKQTLEEAGYHKLVIVEDGRAAYDRLLQLAEEGKAVEEEFQLVITDIEMPQMDGHHLTKMIKTHQKLKQLPVIIFSSLITNDLKHKGDGVGADAQISKPEITELVEMMDRYIL encoded by the coding sequence TTGAATAAAGATCAAGGAATATTACTAGAAAGTGGAACAAATGAACTGGAAATTGTCGAATTCAGCGTTGCCGAAAATCGTTTTGGAATTAATGTCATTAAGGTAAAAGAAATTTTAAATCCAGTTCCTGTAACGAAAATCCCTCATTCTCATCCTTCTGTCGAAGGGATCATAGAAATTCGGGGAGAGGTAGTACCGGTCGTTGATGTAGCTCACGCCCTTGGTTTTCCAGCTTCCAAGAATCAAGATCAGGACAAATTTATTCTAACCGAATTTAACCAGACGAAGATTGTTTTCCACGTTCATACAGTAACCCAGATTCACCGTATTACATGGGAACAGATTGAAAAGCCAAGCCACATGTATCAAGGGCTGGAAACACAAATTACCGGTGTAATAAAGAAGGAGCAGGAAATGCTATTGCTGCTCGATTTTGAAAAAATTGTTGCTGACATTCATCCGGAATCCAGTCTGAACACGGAAGCCATTCATCAGTTGGGTGAAAGAGAAAGGTCAGAGAAGCAGATCTTAATTGCTGAAGATTCAGGTCTTTTAAGAAATTTACTTAAGCAGACTTTAGAGGAAGCCGGGTATCACAAATTAGTCATCGTTGAAGATGGCCGTGCTGCGTATGATAGACTTCTCCAGCTTGCAGAGGAAGGTAAAGCAGTGGAAGAGGAATTCCAATTAGTGATCACAGATATTGAAATGCCTCAAATGGATGGGCATCATTTAACGAAAATGATTAAAACCCATCAAAAACTTAAACAGCTTCCTGTTATTATCTTTTCTTCGTTAATTACTAATGACTTAAAGCATAAGGGTGACGGAGTAGGTGCGGACGCTCAAATTTCAAAACCAGAAATCACTGAATTAGTAGAAATGATGGACCGGTATATTCTTTAA
- a CDS encoding YkyB family protein, with protein MKEYSKNRELAESLFIVNRHAKTAPEPKHLYDIKKHTIEKLLQEDRARKVGLHFSDHPKLSQQHSTLLIEIAGYYFHVPASKKDFDELKHLGRIDHSYRNPKPKLSLSKAKKTLYRYLNWEHPTHQSPRNFATPTQPSMLGQRTGSPWNQRRKRT; from the coding sequence ATGAAAGAATATAGTAAGAACCGCGAGCTGGCAGAGTCGTTGTTTATCGTGAATCGACATGCGAAAACAGCCCCGGAGCCTAAACACTTATACGATATTAAAAAGCATACAATTGAAAAACTACTTCAAGAAGATAGAGCCCGCAAAGTTGGACTTCACTTTTCAGACCACCCCAAACTAAGTCAGCAGCATTCTACTCTTCTCATAGAAATAGCGGGTTATTATTTTCATGTACCTGCAAGCAAAAAAGATTTTGATGAACTTAAGCATTTAGGGAGAATTGATCATTCCTATCGTAACCCAAAACCAAAGTTATCCTTATCGAAAGCTAAAAAAACATTATACCGTTATTTGAACTGGGAGCATCCAACTCATCAATCGCCGCGTAATTTCGCCACACCTACTCAACCATCGATGCTAGGGCAGAGAACTGGATCCCCCTGGAACCAGCGAAGAAAAAGAACTTAA
- a CDS encoding aminotransferase A, protein MEHLINQNLTTIQISGIRQFFNMVSQYDDVVSLTIGQPDFSTPTHVKEAAIAAIQADKTSYTHNAGIWELRSAISSFVNERYQLHYHPDNEIIVTVGASQAIDVSLRTIIQPGDEVVLPGPVYPGYEPLIKLAGATPKYVDTRHNGFKFTANLIKQALTSKTKAIILPYPSNPTGVTLTSSELKEIADLVENKELFVIADEIYSELVYNQPHTSIGTFKEIRDQVIVINGVSKSHAMTGFRIGYILAPAWLSGHMLKVHQYNVSCATSISQYAALEAIRNGRKDPEIMKEDYDQRRAYVLQRLKEMDLDYVTPDGAFYVFPRLTTKDKSSFNYAVEILEKSGLALVPGDAFSKYGDGYMRLSYAYSMDTLKEALNRLEKFLTS, encoded by the coding sequence TTGGAACATTTAATAAATCAAAACTTAACTACGATCCAGATATCAGGCATCCGCCAATTTTTCAACATGGTCAGTCAATATGATGATGTCGTATCATTAACTATTGGCCAGCCGGATTTTTCCACCCCCACTCATGTGAAAGAAGCTGCCATAGCTGCGATTCAAGCGGATAAGACTTCTTATACACATAATGCCGGGATATGGGAGCTGCGTTCGGCGATAAGCTCCTTTGTTAACGAACGGTACCAGCTTCATTATCATCCTGATAACGAAATTATTGTAACGGTCGGGGCTTCTCAAGCAATTGATGTAAGCTTACGTACGATCATCCAACCTGGAGATGAAGTAGTGCTTCCGGGTCCGGTGTACCCCGGCTATGAACCACTTATTAAGCTGGCTGGGGCAACGCCTAAATACGTGGACACTCGTCATAATGGATTCAAGTTCACTGCAAATCTGATTAAGCAGGCCCTTACTTCAAAAACTAAGGCCATCATACTCCCTTATCCTTCTAACCCAACGGGGGTTACACTTACATCTAGTGAATTAAAAGAGATTGCAGATCTCGTCGAAAACAAAGAATTGTTTGTTATTGCTGATGAAATTTATAGTGAACTTGTATATAACCAGCCTCATACCTCGATTGGTACGTTTAAAGAGATAAGGGATCAAGTCATTGTCATTAACGGAGTATCCAAATCACATGCGATGACTGGTTTTCGAATCGGCTATATCCTGGCGCCTGCATGGCTTTCCGGTCATATGCTGAAAGTCCACCAGTATAACGTTTCCTGTGCCACATCCATCAGTCAATACGCAGCTCTGGAGGCCATAAGAAACGGTAGAAAAGACCCTGAAATCATGAAGGAGGACTACGATCAAAGAAGAGCGTATGTCTTGCAAAGGCTAAAAGAAATGGATCTTGATTACGTAACTCCAGACGGAGCTTTTTATGTGTTCCCAAGGCTTACGACTAAAGACAAATCCTCGTTTAACTATGCTGTTGAAATTCTCGAAAAATCAGGATTAGCCCTCGTACCTGGTGACGCTTTTTCAAAGTATGGAGACGGTTACATGAGATTGTCATATGCGTACAGCATGGATACTTTGAAGGAAGCATTAAACCGGCTGGAGAAGTTTCTGACTTCTTAA
- a CDS encoding carotenoid biosynthesis protein, with amino-acid sequence MYIEHLGVTTNFLFGAYDYHTNFGFMIGETPVTIGFAWLLVIGCSHEMARGMTKGMKGITKWVSFIAAGSLVTVTMDLILDPVSYIIKHYWEWENEGVYYGIPLSNFIGWFLLASLFHTTGSLLLSKHACNSSWERRMGLTFGLINGMFILIAITGELFWAAILTAGLSVMWYFIYHWRVKKYA; translated from the coding sequence ATCTATATAGAACATTTAGGCGTGACTACGAATTTTTTATTCGGAGCTTATGACTATCATACGAATTTCGGATTCATGATTGGAGAAACTCCTGTAACGATCGGGTTTGCATGGCTGCTCGTTATCGGGTGTTCTCATGAAATGGCAAGAGGGATGACTAAGGGGATGAAGGGAATAACCAAGTGGGTCAGCTTTATCGCAGCCGGTTCCCTCGTAACGGTGACTATGGACCTTATTCTTGACCCAGTTTCATACATAATAAAACACTATTGGGAATGGGAAAACGAAGGAGTCTATTATGGAATTCCATTATCTAATTTTATTGGGTGGTTTCTATTAGCTTCCCTGTTTCATACCACTGGTTCCCTTTTGCTTTCTAAGCACGCTTGCAACAGTAGCTGGGAACGAAGAATGGGCCTGACCTTTGGTTTAATCAACGGAATGTTCATACTCATTGCCATCACGGGGGAGCTGTTTTGGGCTGCCATCTTGACTGCTGGTTTATCTGTCATGTGGTATTTCATTTACCATTGGAGAGTGAAAAAATATGCGTAA
- a CDS encoding FbpB family small basic protein, whose amino-acid sequence MRPNRTPFQELFDQNKKELLEDQKEMEKIEKQIDDKHVKKQQDYVN is encoded by the coding sequence ATGAGACCAAACCGTACCCCATTTCAAGAACTCTTTGATCAAAATAAAAAAGAACTTCTAGAAGATCAAAAAGAAATGGAAAAAATAGAAAAGCAGATAGATGATAAGCATGTAAAGAAACAGCAGGACTACGTAAACTGA
- a CDS encoding YvrJ family protein → MEVWMPFITDVGFPVAVTFYLLHRIEGKLDDLIETLHQFPEKLMVK, encoded by the coding sequence GTGGAAGTTTGGATGCCGTTTATCACAGATGTCGGTTTCCCAGTTGCGGTTACCTTTTATCTGCTCCACCGCATCGAGGGAAAGCTGGATGATTTGATAGAAACGCTTCATCAGTTCCCTGAAAAACTCATGGTAAAATAG
- a CDS encoding DNA alkylation repair protein yields the protein MNRSDQFSQVIWNTLNEHANENNRPAMEAYMKHRFAFFGIKTPERKQLLKPLWKEYKDISETERLETAKLLFSKKERECHYAGLALLERGANKSPRSAVGFYHELLKTHSWWDTVDMIAANLCGEYFRRFPEYLVPVTESWRSSTNMWVRRSSLLHQLSYKEKTNEALLFSTVDLLKEEKEFFIEKAIGWALREYSKTEPERVINYLEQTDCRPLSRREGLKWLKNKGMITT from the coding sequence TTGAATAGAAGTGATCAATTTTCCCAAGTGATTTGGAACACGTTGAATGAGCATGCGAATGAAAATAATCGACCAGCTATGGAAGCTTATATGAAGCACCGATTTGCTTTCTTTGGGATTAAAACGCCTGAAAGAAAACAGCTCCTTAAGCCTTTGTGGAAAGAATATAAGGACATCTCTGAAACGGAACGGCTAGAAACCGCCAAACTGCTGTTTTCAAAAAAGGAAAGAGAATGTCATTATGCTGGACTGGCACTACTGGAGAGGGGAGCTAACAAGTCTCCGCGATCAGCGGTTGGTTTTTATCATGAGCTTCTTAAAACCCATTCGTGGTGGGATACAGTGGATATGATTGCCGCGAATTTATGCGGGGAATATTTTCGCAGGTTTCCAGAATACCTTGTACCGGTTACAGAATCATGGAGGAGTTCCACAAATATGTGGGTACGCCGGTCAAGTCTTCTCCATCAGCTTAGTTATAAAGAAAAAACAAATGAAGCGCTCTTGTTTAGTACAGTTGATCTTCTAAAAGAGGAGAAGGAATTTTTTATTGAGAAAGCGATTGGCTGGGCTTTGCGGGAATACAGCAAAACTGAACCGGAACGAGTCATTAACTACTTAGAACAAACAGATTGCCGTCCTTTAAGTAGAAGGGAAGGTCTAAAATGGTTGAAGAATAAAGGGATGATAACTACATAA
- a CDS encoding DUF1659 domain-containing protein translates to MAITSDVIHSQLQLVFETGKDEKGKSIYRTKSFNNVKISATAEQLYHVATAFSPLQQHVLAQVERNDRSNLIDL, encoded by the coding sequence ATGGCTATCACATCAGACGTGATTCACTCTCAACTACAGCTAGTATTTGAAACAGGGAAAGATGAAAAAGGGAAGTCAATTTATCGTACAAAATCATTTAACAACGTGAAAATCAGTGCAACTGCAGAACAGCTTTATCATGTAGCCACGGCTTTTAGTCCCTTGCAGCAGCACGTATTAGCTCAAGTAGAACGAAATGATCGTTCGAATCTAATCGACCTTTAA